From one Holophagales bacterium genomic stretch:
- a CDS encoding sigma-54-dependent Fis family transcriptional regulator has product MIRAEYLTVADWDVALRDTARMAREASGADEALVAIFQPAQGRWTAVTSGGESLADKEISLVASLSVLESVLESGEPIRAAAGSPVLSRSLSASRNLLSSVVAVPLRFSVAESRSDVRVGGCLYADRRNGEPFTEEDAENLLDIARLTERTLNALAHLRLVQRLLAEAEQRRRHHREEEVVAREVDGEPARDPAFLAEVVEPLRRAAKTGGLGVLLLGPTGSGKSHLARLFHEWSPRRDRPFVVFDCGQVTSAEAIGAELFGYAKKSGFSAPVEGRPGRARLADGGTLFIDEVATLPLELQQRLLRLLQTGRFSPLGSGVDEAVDIQIVAAANQDLQPLIRNGSFREDLYWRLAELEVHVPPLSSRPLDIAPFARRFLKDASTRLHRASIEGFTPEALAALETHDWSRSGNVRGLEHAVRRSVLLAPADRTLLDVIDLVIGRGLPQGSSPPPPPAPDALASLLMARIAEHRGVLARVAEDADVARALGYPGPPVPASTLLLRIRACGIEEALERSRRADELDVSVLVEAVRRTGSGTAAAEHLGITRDSLAWTLRRSGLSIRKVLQGNLP; this is encoded by the coding sequence TTGATCCGGGCGGAGTACCTGACCGTCGCCGACTGGGACGTCGCTCTCCGCGACACCGCACGCATGGCCCGCGAGGCGAGCGGCGCCGACGAGGCGCTCGTCGCGATCTTCCAACCCGCCCAGGGGCGTTGGACCGCCGTGACGAGCGGCGGGGAGAGCCTCGCGGACAAGGAGATCTCTCTCGTCGCCTCGCTCAGCGTTCTCGAGAGCGTCCTCGAGAGCGGGGAACCCATCCGCGCGGCCGCCGGGAGTCCCGTCCTGTCGCGCTCCCTGAGCGCCTCCCGCAACCTCCTCTCCTCGGTCGTCGCCGTCCCCCTGAGGTTCTCCGTGGCCGAGTCGCGGTCCGACGTCCGCGTCGGCGGCTGCCTCTACGCGGACAGGAGGAACGGCGAGCCCTTCACCGAGGAAGACGCCGAGAACCTCCTCGACATCGCCCGGCTCACGGAGCGCACGCTGAACGCGCTCGCGCACCTGCGCCTCGTTCAGCGGCTCCTCGCCGAGGCCGAGCAGCGCAGGCGCCACCATCGCGAAGAGGAGGTCGTCGCTCGCGAGGTCGACGGCGAGCCGGCCAGGGACCCGGCCTTCCTCGCCGAGGTCGTGGAGCCTCTCCGGCGCGCCGCGAAGACCGGTGGGCTCGGAGTCCTCCTGCTCGGCCCGACGGGCTCGGGGAAGTCGCACCTCGCCCGCCTCTTCCACGAGTGGTCACCGCGGCGCGACCGGCCCTTCGTCGTCTTCGACTGCGGCCAGGTGACTTCCGCGGAGGCGATTGGAGCCGAGCTCTTCGGCTACGCGAAGAAGTCCGGATTCAGCGCTCCCGTCGAGGGGCGCCCGGGCCGCGCCCGACTGGCCGACGGAGGGACGCTCTTCATCGACGAGGTCGCGACGCTGCCGCTCGAGCTCCAGCAGCGCCTGCTCCGCCTCCTCCAGACGGGCCGGTTCTCGCCTCTCGGTTCCGGCGTCGACGAGGCCGTCGACATCCAGATCGTGGCGGCCGCCAACCAGGACCTCCAGCCCCTCATCCGGAACGGCTCCTTTCGCGAGGACCTCTACTGGCGGCTCGCCGAGCTGGAGGTCCACGTTCCGCCCCTTTCGTCGAGGCCGCTCGACATCGCGCCGTTCGCGAGGAGATTCCTGAAGGACGCCTCCACGAGGCTCCATCGGGCCTCCATCGAGGGCTTCACCCCCGAGGCGCTCGCCGCCCTCGAGACGCACGACTGGTCCCGCAGCGGGAACGTCCGGGGCCTCGAGCATGCCGTCAGGCGCAGCGTCCTGCTCGCCCCGGCCGACCGCACCCTTCTCGACGTGATCGACCTCGTCATCGGCAGGGGTCTGCCCCAGGGCTCCTCGCCCCCGCCGCCGCCGGCGCCCGACGCGCTCGCGAGCCTCCTGATGGCCAGGATCGCGGAGCACCGGGGAGTCCTCGCCCGCGTGGCCGAGGATGCCGACGTCGCGCGCGCTCTCGGCTATCCGGGGCCTCCGGTCCCCGCATCCACCCTGCTCCTGCGCATCCGGGCGTGCGGAATCGAGGAGGCCCTCGAGCGCTCCCGCCGTGCGGACGAACTCGACGTGAGCGTCCTCGTCGAGGCCGTCCGGAGGACCGGGTCGGGGACCGCGGCGGCCGAGCACCTCGGGATAACTCGCGACAGCCTTGCCTGGACGCTCCGGCGCTCGGGCCTCTCGATTCGAAAGGTCCTCCAGGGAAATCTCCCCTGA
- a CDS encoding protein kinase, whose translation MSVPARALPADRAISQYVLRTWTPREGLPGVSSYAITQTPDGLLWMGTTDGLVRFDGFDFVLFQKHDTPAFTQNEVSYLHTDPDGALWIGLADGTLVLYEAGRFRRILTAAEGHTGRLSTLPGGDLLLSGPGTIYSKRDGSIRPFPHLPERSGAVTKAAFVDRSGRSWWNATGGIAVVEPEGRTTLLARACGHDVATSASSFSEGVDGDVWVAAGRVFRFRGTTCRGSWGLSEGLPAETAVRVTVDRDGNAWVGIDSHGLARIRPDGAIEKFGPADGLVGERPWAIFEDREGNLWVSTWDGGLHRFSAGAFTTWGVAEGLPHPSVRSVAEDHEGAIWAATKAGLARLGPGRVEAFPSDTRTPKGWLTALAEARPGHLVAGSHDGLWDLADGRLTPSPLLDGWKGSWVFALKKTADGRLWAGTGTGLLEIRPGGIDPVPGTDALVFDLFEDRASTLWAMTRKGLFRRPAGRNRLEKVESGLPATWDVFTCAAQDARGDLWFGTLDAGLFRLGTSGLRRYRMSDGLPSESFWGILTDDTGALWLKSTAGVLRIRPEAFAAHDAGTASSIPFLAFGPEDGLRTTDPGGGSSPSALRARDGRLWFATSKGLSVVDPGSVGLGAAPAALLSGLRVDGRAVPREALRKLPAGKHRLEIAFTAIHLRDPGRLRFRYRLSPLDRDWQATTGRRVEIAALPPGRYDFEVQAGLGDRWGAPERFAVAIAPFFWQHNAVRAFALLALGLAAWLLHRTRIRRLERREVRLSALVDERTSELRVEQEKARTLLLEKESARRELEARQEAEALEAFGRSVSGLLDPAGILERLDDALRDRLPHARRLTAAVREGRPPIVLPPDDPAARPVLEALTRHPREVATFLSRFDPAERAQGEVSPALAAWGARSVVPVVSGDAGTGLVALSPADGASISERDLAFVAGLSAQAGAALSGAWHFQEAQRWQRVSEARKDWAALDLLSRLSYAAVSRLGFGGAASEAAVLESVASAAPDLASDGGVRLRATLARLAGEGLLEEPAAGRYQLRDVRLLSLPEAGQPLEEISRHGRQRVGAYRLLDRIGVGGMGEVFRAVDLHDGTPAAVKLLFPQEGTDAEARHRLEREGEIVSALSHPNVVRLLARGEHDGRLYVAMELLEGDTVQARLQRGPLPPEDVLSAARQIASALAELHRHGVVHRDLNAANVMHVAPDRYVLLDFGLARRIDASILTAAHSILGTIPYMSPEQLRGEPLDARSDMWSLGVLLYQMATGRFPWGDDTTLRMALSILRTSETGRDLTVVPAVIRPLLERLLVPEREGRATAVEIVGAVARG comes from the coding sequence GTGTCGGTCCCCGCCCGCGCCCTGCCCGCGGACCGGGCCATCTCGCAGTACGTCCTTCGCACCTGGACGCCGCGCGAGGGCCTTCCCGGCGTCTCGTCCTACGCCATCACCCAGACGCCCGACGGTCTCCTCTGGATGGGCACGACGGACGGGCTCGTGCGATTCGACGGCTTCGACTTCGTCCTCTTCCAGAAGCACGACACCCCGGCCTTCACCCAGAACGAGGTCTCCTACCTCCACACCGACCCCGACGGCGCGCTCTGGATCGGCCTCGCCGACGGGACGCTCGTCCTCTACGAGGCGGGTCGTTTCCGGAGGATCCTGACGGCGGCCGAGGGGCACACGGGCCGGCTCTCCACCCTTCCGGGCGGCGACCTCCTCCTGAGCGGACCGGGAACGATCTACTCGAAGAGGGACGGCTCGATCCGCCCGTTCCCGCACCTCCCCGAGCGCTCCGGCGCCGTCACGAAGGCGGCGTTCGTCGACCGGTCGGGGCGCAGCTGGTGGAACGCCACCGGGGGAATCGCCGTCGTCGAGCCCGAGGGACGGACGACGCTCCTCGCGCGGGCGTGCGGCCACGACGTGGCGACCTCGGCCTCCTCGTTCTCCGAGGGCGTTGACGGCGACGTCTGGGTCGCCGCGGGGAGGGTCTTCCGCTTCCGTGGCACGACGTGCCGCGGCTCCTGGGGCCTCTCCGAAGGGCTGCCCGCCGAGACCGCCGTGCGCGTCACGGTGGATCGGGACGGGAACGCCTGGGTTGGAATCGACTCCCACGGCCTCGCGCGCATCCGGCCCGACGGCGCGATCGAGAAGTTCGGCCCCGCCGACGGCCTCGTCGGAGAGCGCCCCTGGGCGATCTTCGAGGACCGGGAAGGGAACCTCTGGGTCTCCACCTGGGACGGCGGGCTCCACCGCTTCTCGGCCGGCGCGTTCACCACCTGGGGCGTCGCCGAGGGCCTCCCGCACCCGAGCGTCCGATCGGTCGCCGAAGACCATGAGGGCGCGATCTGGGCGGCCACCAAGGCCGGGCTCGCGCGGCTCGGGCCGGGCCGGGTCGAGGCGTTTCCCTCCGACACGCGGACGCCGAAGGGCTGGCTCACCGCTCTCGCCGAAGCCCGGCCCGGTCACCTCGTCGCCGGCTCGCACGACGGCCTCTGGGACCTCGCAGACGGCCGCCTCACCCCCTCGCCGCTCCTCGACGGCTGGAAGGGGAGCTGGGTCTTCGCGCTGAAGAAGACGGCGGACGGCCGCCTCTGGGCCGGCACCGGCACCGGCCTCCTCGAGATCCGGCCCGGCGGGATCGACCCCGTTCCCGGAACGGACGCCCTCGTCTTCGACCTCTTCGAGGACCGCGCCTCGACCCTCTGGGCGATGACGCGGAAAGGGCTCTTCCGAAGGCCCGCCGGGAGAAACCGCCTCGAGAAGGTCGAGAGCGGACTCCCCGCCACCTGGGACGTCTTCACCTGCGCCGCCCAGGATGCGCGCGGCGACCTCTGGTTCGGCACGCTCGACGCGGGCCTCTTCCGGCTCGGCACGTCGGGGCTCCGGCGCTATCGGATGAGCGACGGGCTCCCCTCGGAGAGCTTCTGGGGAATCCTCACCGACGACACCGGAGCGCTCTGGCTGAAGAGCACCGCCGGGGTCCTCCGGATCCGGCCCGAGGCCTTCGCCGCCCACGACGCCGGCACGGCCTCTTCGATCCCCTTCCTCGCGTTCGGTCCCGAGGACGGCCTTCGCACCACCGATCCGGGTGGCGGGTCGAGCCCGTCGGCCCTTCGCGCGCGGGACGGCCGCCTCTGGTTCGCGACGTCGAAGGGCCTCTCCGTCGTCGATCCAGGGAGCGTCGGCCTCGGCGCGGCTCCGGCCGCCCTCCTCTCCGGCCTCAGGGTCGACGGCCGCGCCGTCCCACGCGAGGCCCTCCGAAAGCTCCCCGCCGGCAAGCACCGGCTCGAGATCGCCTTCACCGCCATCCACCTCCGCGATCCGGGGCGTCTCCGGTTCCGCTACCGGCTCTCTCCCCTCGACCGCGACTGGCAGGCGACGACGGGCCGCCGCGTCGAGATCGCCGCTCTCCCTCCCGGCCGATACGACTTCGAGGTCCAGGCGGGCCTCGGGGATCGCTGGGGCGCCCCGGAGCGATTCGCCGTCGCGATCGCCCCCTTCTTCTGGCAGCACAACGCCGTCCGCGCCTTCGCCCTCCTCGCCCTCGGCCTCGCCGCGTGGCTCCTCCACCGCACGCGCATCCGCCGCCTCGAACGCCGCGAGGTGCGGCTGAGCGCCCTCGTCGACGAACGGACCTCCGAGCTGCGCGTCGAGCAGGAGAAGGCGAGGACGCTTCTCCTCGAGAAGGAGTCGGCGCGACGCGAGCTCGAGGCGCGGCAGGAGGCCGAGGCGCTCGAGGCGTTCGGGAGAAGCGTCTCCGGCCTCCTCGATCCGGCCGGGATTCTCGAGCGCCTCGACGACGCCCTGCGGGATCGCCTTCCGCACGCGCGCCGCCTCACGGCCGCCGTGCGCGAGGGGCGCCCTCCCATCGTCCTCCCGCCCGACGACCCCGCCGCGCGTCCCGTTCTCGAGGCCCTCACGCGCCATCCTCGCGAGGTCGCGACCTTCCTTTCGCGATTCGATCCCGCCGAACGCGCCCAGGGCGAGGTCTCCCCGGCGCTCGCCGCCTGGGGAGCGCGTTCCGTCGTCCCCGTCGTCAGCGGCGATGCGGGGACCGGCCTCGTCGCGCTCTCTCCGGCGGATGGAGCTTCGATCTCCGAACGCGACCTCGCCTTCGTCGCGGGCCTTTCGGCGCAGGCCGGCGCCGCCCTCTCCGGGGCGTGGCACTTCCAGGAAGCGCAGCGCTGGCAACGCGTGAGCGAAGCCCGAAAGGACTGGGCGGCCCTCGACCTCCTCTCGCGCCTTTCGTACGCCGCCGTCTCACGGCTCGGCTTCGGGGGCGCGGCGTCGGAGGCGGCCGTTCTCGAGAGCGTCGCCTCCGCCGCCCCGGACCTCGCCTCGGACGGCGGGGTCCGCCTGCGCGCCACGCTCGCCCGCCTCGCCGGCGAGGGCCTCCTCGAAGAGCCCGCGGCCGGCCGATACCAGCTCCGCGACGTGCGGCTCCTCTCTCTCCCGGAAGCGGGACAGCCGCTCGAGGAGATCTCCCGCCACGGCCGCCAGCGCGTCGGCGCCTACCGGCTCCTCGACCGGATCGGCGTCGGCGGCATGGGCGAGGTCTTCCGCGCCGTCGACCTCCACGACGGCACCCCCGCCGCCGTCAAGCTCCTCTTCCCGCAGGAGGGGACGGACGCCGAGGCGAGGCATCGGCTCGAGCGCGAAGGGGAGATCGTCTCCGCCCTCTCGCACCCGAACGTCGTCCGGCTCCTCGCGCGCGGCGAGCACGACGGCCGCCTCTACGTCGCCATGGAGCTCCTCGAGGGCGACACGGTCCAGGCCCGCCTCCAGCGCGGCCCGCTTCCTCCCGAAGACGTCCTCTCCGCCGCCCGGCAGATCGCGTCGGCCCTCGCGGAGCTGCACCGCCACGGGGTCGTCCATCGCGACCTGAACGCCGCGAACGTCATGCACGTCGCCCCCGACCGCTACGTCCTCCTCGACTTCGGCCTCGCCCGCCGGATCGACGCCTCGATCCTCACCGCCGCCCATTCGATCCTCGGCACCATCCCCTACATGTCGCCCGAGCAGCTCCGCGGGGAGCCGCTCGACGCGCGCTCCGACATGTGGTCGCTCGGCGTCCTCCTCTACCAGATGGCGACGGGCCGGTTCCCGTGGGGAGACGACACGACTCTCCGGATGGCCCTCTCGATCCTCCGCACCAGCGAGACCGGGCGGGATCTCACGGTCGTCCCGGCCGTGATCCGGCCGCTCCTGGAACGCCTGCTCGTGCCGGAACGGGAGGGGCGGGCGACGGCGGTGGAGATTGTGGGGGCGGTGGCGCGGGGGTGA
- a CDS encoding formylglycine-generating enzyme family protein has product MSWHHPSFHQEEDHPVVHVSWNDAAEFCSWIGGRLPSEAEWELAARGGADGERYPWGGEPLYDQANYGAEGGGPATRGRDVWLRTNPVKAFAGNGFGLYGMSGNVWEWCADWAGADYDGASPRADPEGPPKGEWRIQRGGSWVVRPKFVRVSHRHWESPAYRDGDTGFRCARGAPGA; this is encoded by the coding sequence TTGTCGTGGCACCACCCGTCGTTTCACCAGGAAGAAGACCACCCGGTCGTTCACGTCTCCTGGAACGACGCGGCAGAGTTCTGCTCGTGGATCGGGGGCCGGCTGCCATCGGAGGCGGAGTGGGAGCTCGCGGCGCGCGGCGGTGCCGACGGGGAGAGGTACCCGTGGGGAGGTGAGCCTCTCTATGACCAGGCGAACTACGGAGCGGAGGGGGGAGGGCCCGCGACGAGAGGGCGGGACGTCTGGCTGAGAACCAATCCTGTGAAGGCCTTTGCCGGGAACGGATTCGGGCTCTACGGGATGAGCGGGAACGTCTGGGAGTGGTGCGCAGACTGGGCGGGAGCGGACTATGACGGTGCTTCTCCGAGAGCCGATCCGGAAGGCCCACCAAAAGGCGAGTGGCGCATCCAACGGGGCGGATCGTGGGTCGTCCGTCCCAAGTTTGTGCGGGTGTCCCACCGCCACTGGGAATCACCTGCCTACCGCGATGGTGACACGGGCTTTCGCTGTGCCCGGGGCGCCCCAGGAGCTTGA